In Vitis vinifera cultivar Pinot Noir 40024 chromosome 11, ASM3070453v1, a genomic segment contains:
- the LOC100252681 gene encoding putative transcription factor bHLH041, protein MSSKVQFMDSTFLLDEATRTSFLRYVMESFGCSYICLWSYQPHPSSCLRFLDGCYHEENSNQPCSSSGSLARRLFNEYCNSVFILENDISRVPGEAFKNCVSYMELNESQIGRMATAPAQMKFYQEARIKTAVFMGCRSGEIELGMSNPTMKNLEMETKNWFLEDFSQQFSPQFPQPADQNRQSSSSSRSMSMDSPEYPQALLFNIPNTSYIPEPLKEVSMEPALGPPSTTISTPHEQAMQALNQIRSLNFPSLESEHAAMTRAILAVISSSPPSSSSSSHHPPQHNYVSAFRNYKKPSTAQLTASSGRQSMLKRSMAYFKNLHLRRRQELIQGSHPSVSQLHHMISERKRREKLNESFHALRTLLPPGSKKDKASVLSGTREYLSSLKAQILELTQRNQALEAQINLKNEGNNEGGGDSSNERLSVQITNASEPTPEERNIDLQVTVRADCSILDLVIRILDFLKRVKNVSLMSMNAETRMAETSPINHVILRLKIEASEWDQSAFEEAIRRVVADLAV, encoded by the exons ATGAGTTCTAAGGTCCAATTCATGGACTCTACCTTCCTGCTCGATGAAGCAACAAGGACGAGCTTTCTTCGGTATGTGATGGAGTCTTTTGGCTGCTCTTACATTTGCCTTTGGTCATATCAACCGCACCCATCCAG CTGCTTGCGCTTCCTGGATGGGTGCTACCATGAAGAGAACAGCAACCAACCCTGCTCCTCATCTGGGAGTCTAGCTAGGAGGCTTTTCAACGAATACTGTAATTCAGTATTCATCCTCGAAAACGA CATCAGCCGAGTTCCAGGGGAGGCGTTCAAGAATTGCGTGTCGTATATGGAGTTGAATGAATCCCAGATCGGTAGGATGGCAACAGCCCCAGCACAAATGAAATTCTACCAg GAAGCTAGGATTAAG ACTGCGGTATTCATGGGGTGCAGGAGCGGAGAGATTGAATTGGGCATGTCCAATCCAACAATG AAAAACTTGGAAATGGAGACGAAAAACTGGTTCCTTGAGGACTTCTCTCAACAGTTCTCTCCACAGTTTCCTCAGCCTGCTGACCAGAACCGGCAGTCGTCCTCTTCGTCGAGATCAATGTCCATGGACAGCCCAGAGTACCCTCAGGCTCTTCTATTCAATATTCCAAACACATCCTACATTCCAGAACCCCTCAAAGAGGTTTCAATGGAGCCAGCGTTGGGGCCACCATCAACCACAATTAGTACTCCACATGAGCAAGCCATGCAGGCCTTGAACCAAATCAGAAGCCTCAATTTCCCAAGCTTAGAGAGTGAACATGCTGCAATGACCAGAGCCATCCTTGCAGTCATATCTTCTTCtcctccatcttcttcttcttcttctcatcACCCACCCCAGCATAATTATGTCAGTGCTTTCAGGAATTATAAAAAGCCTTCAACAGCCCAATTGACAGCCAGTTCAGGCAGGCAAAGTATGCTCAAAAGATCCATGGCATACTTTAAAAACTTACATTTGAGGAGAAGACAGGAACTTATACAAGGAAGCCATCCTTCAGTTTCTCAATTACACCATATGATATCAGAGAGGAAAAGGCGAGAAAAGCTCAATGAAAGCTTCCATGCATTGAGAACACTGCTTCCTCCCGGATCCAAG AAAGACAAAGCATCAGTTCTTAGCGGTACAAGGGAGTACTTGAGTTCTTTAAAAGCTCAGATTTTAGAGCTTACCCAAAGAAACCAGGCTTTAGAAGCTCAAATTAACCTGAAAAATGAAGGTAATAATGAAGGGGGTGGTGATTCTTCGAATGAGAGACTGAGTGTTCAGATTACAAATGCCTCAGAACCAACACCAGAAGAGAGAAACATCGACTTACAAGTGACCGTGAGAGCAGACTGTTCTATCCTGGATTTGGTCATCCGGATATTGGACTTCCTGAAACGGGTTAAGAATGTAAGCTTGATGTCCATGAACGCTGAGACCCGGATGGCAGAAACAAGTCCCATTAATCACGTAATCCTGAGATTGAAAATCGAG GCCAGTGAATGGGACCAGTCTGCCTTCGAGGAAGCCATAAGAAGAGTTGTTGCAGACCTGGCAGTATAA